The following proteins are co-located in the Nocardioides piscis genome:
- a CDS encoding glycerophosphodiester phosphodiesterase codes for MTFDLQAHRGGAGRHQENTLAAFGDALSIGVSTLELDVHLTRDDDVVVNHDPTLADARLIRRLTRAELPPSMPLLCEVAALLERRHADPVGINLEIKYDALAASELTSRADFVCVVADAIRIDGLVERTSIQCFDWGVLQLVGLEEPRLRRNLLVSPKHLAPGSDGPSPWFGGLGVAERFVTTAAEEGFDAISPIHGHPFRGGVEDSTYVPFTTPDLVAEAHAAGLGVIPYVVDDPATMAALVGVGVDGLITNRPGRLRDVLSDLGRTLPDSFTETTPATSGASIES; via the coding sequence GTGACCTTTGACCTGCAGGCCCACCGGGGCGGCGCCGGACGCCACCAGGAGAACACCCTGGCGGCGTTCGGCGACGCCTTGAGCATCGGCGTCTCCACGCTCGAGCTCGACGTGCACCTGACCCGCGACGACGACGTCGTGGTGAACCACGACCCGACCCTCGCCGACGCCCGACTGATCCGGCGGTTGACCCGCGCCGAGCTCCCGCCGTCCATGCCGCTGCTGTGCGAGGTGGCCGCCCTGCTCGAGCGGCGTCACGCAGATCCGGTCGGCATCAACCTGGAGATCAAGTACGACGCGTTGGCCGCCTCCGAGCTCACCAGCCGTGCCGACTTCGTGTGCGTCGTCGCCGATGCCATCCGCATCGACGGGCTGGTCGAACGCACCAGCATCCAGTGCTTCGACTGGGGCGTCCTGCAGCTCGTCGGCCTCGAGGAGCCCCGGCTGCGCCGCAACCTGCTGGTGTCGCCGAAGCACCTCGCCCCCGGCAGTGACGGCCCGTCCCCCTGGTTCGGCGGGCTCGGGGTGGCCGAACGGTTCGTCACCACCGCCGCCGAGGAGGGGTTCGACGCGATCTCCCCGATCCACGGTCACCCCTTCCGAGGCGGCGTCGAGGACTCGACATACGTGCCGTTCACGACCCCCGACCTCGTCGCGGAGGCCCACGCCGCAGGACTCGGCGTCATCCCCTACGTCGTCGACGACCCCGCGACCATGGCAGCGCTCGTCGGTGTCGGGGTCGACGGGCTGATCACCAACCGCCCCGGCCGCCTCCGAGACGTGCTCAGTGACCTCGGCCGGACCCTGCCCGATTCCTTCACCGAGACAACCCCTGCGACCTCTGGAGCGTCGATAGAGTCATGA
- a CDS encoding AMP-dependent synthetase/ligase: MTEDVLAARARIEEQVAGRTLIDALAQTAQTYADDPAYSDKHHAPEGETWRTITWAETRELALDVAAALIAAGVQPGDTVAIMATNRIEHMLADMGAVHAAATPMSIYNTLSVEQVAFIAGESQPKVVVLETQDHLDRWADALGGVSLVVVLDAAAKPDGEEYVDWQTFVERGRTHRADHADDIEQRHAALDPEAPATILYTSGTTGNPKGVVLTHHNVVYEAISTLEAAGLEPGLRQISYLPLAHIAERVLGLYGPQIVGAHSYCIGDPSELLATLGDVHPTAFFGVPRVWEKIKTGISAKLAADPDPANVKMVQDSMAAGLAWVQAQEVGGQMTPEIEAAYKQADEAILGFLKLLLGLDQVTWAGSAAAPMPIEVAKFMAGLGLKVYDVYGMTETCGAVTANGPDAFRLGTVGRATPGMEVKLGEDNEVLVRGPVITPGYHHQEQATRDLIDADGWVHTGDIGTLDEDGFFAIIDRKKELIITSAGKNIAPSNIENYLKESPIVGHAMAIGDGRPYVVAILTLDGEVAPAVAQSMGIEFTDLADLSQKPEIRAMAQDAVDKANAHLSRPEQVKSWELLSQEWTAESAELTPTLKLKRRVVNEKYADVVEGLYADA, translated from the coding sequence ATGACCGAAGACGTCCTGGCCGCACGAGCACGCATCGAGGAGCAGGTCGCCGGGCGCACGCTCATCGACGCGCTGGCGCAGACCGCACAGACGTATGCCGACGACCCGGCCTACAGCGACAAGCACCACGCACCGGAGGGTGAGACCTGGCGGACCATCACCTGGGCCGAGACCAGGGAGCTCGCGCTCGACGTCGCTGCAGCGCTCATCGCGGCCGGCGTGCAGCCCGGGGACACGGTGGCGATCATGGCCACCAACCGGATCGAGCACATGCTCGCCGACATGGGCGCCGTGCACGCGGCGGCGACCCCGATGTCGATCTACAACACGCTCTCGGTCGAGCAGGTGGCCTTCATCGCCGGCGAGTCCCAGCCGAAGGTCGTCGTCCTCGAGACCCAGGACCACCTCGACCGGTGGGCCGACGCGCTGGGGGGCGTGAGCCTCGTCGTCGTCCTCGACGCCGCCGCCAAGCCCGACGGTGAGGAATACGTCGACTGGCAGACGTTCGTCGAGCGCGGCCGGACCCATCGCGCCGACCATGCCGACGACATCGAGCAGCGCCACGCAGCCCTCGACCCGGAGGCACCGGCCACGATCCTCTACACCTCCGGCACGACCGGCAACCCCAAGGGCGTGGTGCTCACCCACCACAACGTCGTCTATGAGGCCATCTCGACCCTCGAGGCGGCGGGTCTGGAGCCGGGCCTGCGCCAGATCTCCTACCTCCCGCTCGCCCACATCGCCGAACGCGTCCTCGGCCTCTATGGTCCACAGATCGTCGGCGCCCACTCCTACTGCATCGGCGACCCCTCCGAGCTGCTCGCCACCCTGGGCGACGTCCACCCCACGGCGTTCTTCGGCGTCCCGCGGGTGTGGGAGAAGATCAAGACCGGCATCTCCGCCAAGCTCGCCGCCGATCCCGACCCCGCCAACGTGAAGATGGTGCAGGACTCGATGGCCGCCGGGCTCGCCTGGGTGCAGGCCCAGGAGGTCGGGGGCCAGATGACGCCCGAGATCGAGGCGGCATACAAGCAGGCGGACGAGGCGATCCTGGGTTTCCTCAAGCTCCTCCTCGGCCTCGACCAGGTCACCTGGGCGGGCTCGGCAGCAGCGCCGATGCCGATCGAGGTCGCCAAGTTCATGGCCGGGCTGGGCCTGAAGGTCTATGACGTCTATGGCATGACCGAGACCTGTGGCGCCGTCACCGCCAACGGCCCCGACGCGTTCCGGCTCGGCACCGTCGGCCGCGCTACCCCCGGGATGGAGGTCAAGCTCGGCGAGGACAACGAGGTGCTGGTCCGTGGCCCGGTCATCACCCCGGGCTACCACCACCAGGAGCAGGCGACCCGCGACCTCATCGACGCGGACGGCTGGGTGCACACCGGCGACATCGGCACCCTCGACGAGGACGGTTTCTTCGCGATCATCGACCGCAAGAAGGAGCTCATCATCACCAGCGCGGGGAAGAACATCGCGCCGTCCAACATCGAGAACTACCTCAAGGAGTCGCCGATCGTCGGGCACGCGATGGCCATCGGGGACGGCCGTCCCTATGTCGTCGCGATCCTCACCCTGGACGGCGAGGTCGCCCCCGCGGTCGCCCAGTCGATGGGCATCGAGTTCACCGACCTGGCGGACCTGTCGCAGAAGCCGGAGATCCGTGCCATGGCGCAGGACGCGGTCGACAAGGCCAACGCCCACCTCTCCCGCCCCGAGCAGGTCAAGTCGTGGGAGCTGCTCTCGCAGGAGTGGACGGCCGAGTCGGCCGAGCTCACCCCCACGCTGAAGCTCAAGCGCCGCGTCGTCAACGAGAAATATGCCGACGTGGTGGAGGGGTTGTACGCCGACGCGTGA
- a CDS encoding sugar O-acetyltransferase: MATDSMRERMLLGRPYVADDPEIAADSARAQALTHRINTADPTDKALLSSLYAELLAHFGEGSEIRPPFHCDYGFQTSFGARSFANFGLVVLDVATVKIGDDVQIGPGVQLLTATHPLDPDLRRDKWEAAEPIVIGDNVWLGGGVIVCPGVTIGKDTVVGAGSVVTRDLPAGVVAVGSPARTVREL, translated from the coding sequence ATGGCCACCGATTCGATGCGCGAGCGGATGCTGTTGGGCCGCCCCTATGTCGCCGACGACCCCGAGATCGCCGCCGACTCGGCCCGGGCACAAGCGCTCACGCACCGGATCAACACGGCCGATCCCACCGACAAGGCCCTGCTGAGCAGCCTGTACGCCGAGCTGCTGGCCCACTTCGGCGAGGGATCCGAGATCCGGCCGCCCTTCCACTGCGACTACGGCTTCCAGACGTCGTTCGGCGCGCGGTCCTTCGCCAACTTCGGGCTGGTCGTGCTCGACGTGGCGACCGTGAAGATCGGCGACGACGTGCAGATCGGGCCGGGCGTCCAGCTGCTCACCGCGACCCACCCGCTCGACCCCGACCTCCGGCGCGACAAGTGGGAGGCGGCGGAACCGATCGTGATCGGGGACAACGTGTGGCTCGGAGGCGGCGTCATCGTCTGTCCGGGGGTGACGATCGGCAAGGACACGGTCGTCGGTGCGGGGTCGGTCGTCACGCGCGACCTCCCGGCAGGAGTGGTGGCCGTGGGGTCACCCGCCCGGACCGTGCGCGAGCTGTGA
- a CDS encoding antibiotic biosynthesis monooxygenase family protein has protein sequence MTVIKINAITVPADSGDELAHRFAARAGAVDGAAGFEGFELLRPTDEREQWLVITRWRDEESFQGWLSSKDFAEGHRSAAERSGGDAPRPVSTHSEVWSYEVAGGSTPGAD, from the coding sequence GTGACGGTCATCAAGATCAACGCCATCACGGTCCCGGCCGACTCGGGCGACGAGCTGGCCCACCGCTTCGCGGCCCGCGCCGGCGCCGTGGACGGCGCGGCGGGCTTCGAGGGCTTCGAGCTGCTGCGCCCCACGGACGAGCGCGAGCAGTGGCTGGTCATCACCCGCTGGCGCGACGAGGAGTCCTTCCAGGGGTGGCTGAGCTCCAAGGACTTCGCCGAGGGCCACCGTTCCGCTGCCGAACGCTCGGGCGGCGACGCCCCTCGTCCGGTGTCGACCCACAGCGAGGTCTGGAGCTACGAGGTGGCCGGCGGTTCCACCCCGGGCGCCGACTGA
- a CDS encoding amphi-Trp domain-containing protein, with translation MDLFEIDDTQHLKREEAAARLRALADALSKHNSVEFVRDGRRVTVAIPDEVDLKIEVELGESNELEIELTW, from the coding sequence ATGGACCTGTTCGAGATCGATGACACCCAGCACCTCAAGCGCGAGGAGGCCGCTGCCCGACTGCGCGCGCTGGCCGACGCCCTGTCCAAGCACAACTCGGTGGAGTTCGTCCGCGACGGCCGGCGGGTCACCGTCGCCATACCCGACGAGGTCGACCTCAAGATCGAGGTCGAGCTGGGCGAGAGCAACGAGCTCGAGATCGAGCTGACCTGGTGA
- a CDS encoding MBL fold metallo-hydrolase, protein MRLKLGRPDLSRHAARFDVPPAGGGFAVTFLGVSTLLFDDGETAVLTDGYFSRPSLARVGLRKVAPDAARIDSALARAGIQRLAGVLPVHTHIDHALDSAVVAERTGALLIGGESTANIGRGHGLPDERMRVVSSRDTVALGSFTVTWVESDHCPPDRFPGDITEPVVPPVRAKAYRCGEAWSILVAHAGGRTALVQGSAGYVSGALAGQRADVAYLGIGQLGLCDEDYIRTYWAETVEAVGARTVVLTHWDDFFRPLDEPLRALPYAGDDLDVTMRVFSELAASQDVRLHFPTVWRREDPWARLS, encoded by the coding sequence ATGCGCTTGAAGCTCGGACGTCCGGACCTGAGTCGGCACGCCGCGCGCTTCGACGTGCCCCCGGCCGGAGGTGGCTTCGCCGTCACGTTCCTCGGCGTCTCGACGCTGCTCTTCGACGACGGGGAGACCGCCGTGCTGACCGACGGCTACTTCTCGCGGCCGTCGCTGGCCCGGGTGGGGCTGCGGAAGGTCGCCCCCGACGCTGCTCGCATCGACTCGGCCCTCGCCCGGGCGGGGATCCAGCGGCTGGCCGGCGTGCTGCCCGTGCACACCCACATCGACCACGCCCTGGACTCCGCGGTGGTCGCCGAGCGAACAGGTGCGCTGCTCATCGGTGGCGAGTCCACGGCCAACATCGGTCGCGGGCATGGTCTTCCTGATGAGCGGATGCGGGTCGTGTCCTCCCGCGACACGGTGGCCCTGGGGAGCTTCACGGTGACCTGGGTCGAGTCCGACCACTGCCCACCGGACCGCTTCCCCGGGGACATCACCGAGCCTGTCGTGCCGCCGGTCCGGGCCAAGGCCTACCGGTGCGGTGAGGCGTGGTCGATCCTCGTCGCCCACGCCGGCGGCAGGACGGCGCTGGTCCAGGGCAGCGCGGGCTATGTGTCGGGTGCCCTCGCTGGGCAGCGGGCCGACGTGGCCTATCTCGGGATCGGTCAGCTGGGGCTGTGCGACGAGGACTACATCCGCACCTACTGGGCCGAGACCGTCGAAGCCGTCGGCGCGAGGACCGTTGTCCTCACGCACTGGGACGACTTCTTCCGACCGCTGGACGAGCCGCTGCGGGCGCTGCCCTATGCCGGCGACGACCTCGACGTGACCATGCGGGTCTTCAGCGAGCTGGCTGCCAGTCAGGACGTCCGGCTGCACTTCCCGACCGTGTGGCGACGCGAGGACCCCTGGGCCCGGTTGTCGTGA
- a CDS encoding GNAT family N-acetyltransferase, whose protein sequence is MPDFTWLPANQAATEDVEAVFAAGGAHKCRCQALKVPGWIWRDTTQEQRDTALLEQTACGSAGPTSGLIGYVDGEAAGWVAVEPREDYPRLWSRKQPWMRTDPDLEGVWSVTCFVVRRGWRQAGLTYELATATVEYGEQVGARVLEGYPIEPPPGKTVIWDEASVGLVQVFLEAGYEVVASPTLRRRVVRRRLGNHP, encoded by the coding sequence ATGCCCGACTTCACGTGGCTGCCGGCCAACCAAGCAGCGACGGAGGACGTCGAGGCGGTCTTCGCCGCGGGAGGAGCCCACAAGTGCCGTTGCCAGGCGCTGAAGGTGCCCGGCTGGATCTGGCGCGACACCACCCAGGAGCAGAGGGACACTGCGCTGCTGGAGCAGACCGCCTGCGGCAGCGCCGGACCGACGTCTGGGCTGATCGGCTACGTCGATGGTGAGGCGGCCGGCTGGGTCGCGGTCGAGCCGCGGGAGGACTACCCCAGGCTGTGGAGCCGGAAGCAGCCGTGGATGCGGACGGACCCCGATCTCGAGGGCGTCTGGTCAGTCACGTGCTTCGTCGTGCGCAGGGGTTGGCGACAGGCGGGGCTGACCTACGAGCTCGCCACCGCCACCGTCGAGTACGGCGAGCAGGTCGGCGCCCGCGTTCTGGAGGGCTACCCGATCGAGCCGCCGCCGGGCAAGACCGTCATCTGGGACGAGGCCTCGGTCGGACTGGTGCAGGTCTTCCTCGAGGCCGGTTATGAGGTGGTGGCCTCGCCCACCCTGCGTCGGCGTGTGGTACGTCGACGACTGGGCAACCACCCATGA
- the arr gene encoding NAD(+)--rifampin ADP-ribosyltransferase: protein MDEGPFFHGTKADLRVGELLTAGNRSNYRPDVVMNHIYFTALRDGAGLAAELAVGEGAPRVYVVEPTGPFEDDPNVTDKKFPGNPTRSYRSREPLRIVGEVDDWTRLTPEALRAWRDRLAAIRADERGEIIN, encoded by the coding sequence ATGGACGAGGGGCCGTTCTTCCACGGCACGAAGGCCGATCTGCGGGTCGGCGAACTGCTCACGGCGGGCAACCGGTCGAACTACCGGCCCGACGTCGTGATGAACCACATCTACTTCACCGCCCTGCGAGACGGTGCCGGGCTCGCAGCGGAGCTGGCGGTGGGCGAAGGAGCGCCTCGCGTGTATGTCGTTGAGCCCACAGGGCCCTTCGAGGACGACCCGAACGTGACCGACAAGAAGTTCCCCGGCAATCCGACGCGGTCCTATCGCAGCAGGGAGCCGCTCAGGATCGTCGGCGAGGTGGACGACTGGACACGACTGACCCCGGAGGCGCTCCGGGCATGGCGCGACCGGCTGGCGGCCATCCGCGCCGACGAACGCGGCGAGATCATCAACTGA